In Chloroflexota bacterium, a single window of DNA contains:
- a CDS encoding amidase has protein sequence MSPDDLAYARAVDISRWIRGGELTSREAVTASLDRIEAADARLHAFVDLAPEQALAAAAEADAAVDRGDFLGPLHGVPVAVKVQVQVRGMAFHRGSRLFGDDVGERDAPAVERLKQAGAIIVGMTAMPEFGHLAFAHNPMGPTTRNPWSHAHTCGGSSSGSAVALAAGYVPLVLGSDGGGSIRIPASCCGVFGHKPSLGRVPYVPIVGGRDAVSHLGPMARSAVDMALGLAIIAGPHEDDLITLPPDEADYREAAVAGADGARVAWAPQLAADVVDTEVVDICTAALDAFRAAGCELATVPPMLSDATREWATLFTTLLAAQVGHRMDEVRAVSEPSLLAAAEAGLAASGMEMMAAGSARRRLWAEMADLFAQHDVLVTPTLLMPPLPIDEPDGRPADPNVWAQRWFRHVYPFNMTGQPAATVPAGVTRAGLPVGLQIVGARHADADVLRFAAAFDAHWPAARMQPPGGEA, from the coding sequence ATGTCACCCGACGATCTGGCCTACGCGCGCGCCGTTGACATTTCGCGCTGGATTCGCGGCGGCGAGCTGACCTCGCGCGAGGCGGTGACGGCCAGCCTGGACCGGATCGAAGCCGCCGACGCACGCCTGCACGCGTTTGTGGACCTGGCGCCCGAGCAAGCGCTGGCCGCGGCCGCCGAGGCGGACGCCGCCGTGGACCGCGGCGATTTCCTCGGACCGCTGCACGGCGTGCCGGTGGCCGTCAAGGTGCAGGTGCAGGTGCGGGGGATGGCGTTCCACCGAGGCTCACGACTGTTCGGGGATGACGTGGGCGAGCGCGACGCCCCAGCGGTCGAGCGCCTCAAACAGGCCGGCGCCATCATCGTTGGCATGACGGCAATGCCCGAGTTCGGGCACCTGGCCTTCGCCCACAACCCCATGGGCCCGACCACGCGCAATCCCTGGAGCCACGCCCATACCTGCGGCGGGTCGAGCAGCGGCTCTGCCGTTGCGCTCGCCGCCGGCTACGTGCCGCTGGTGCTCGGCTCCGACGGCGGCGGGTCCATTCGCATCCCCGCCAGCTGTTGCGGCGTGTTCGGCCACAAGCCCTCCCTGGGCCGGGTGCCGTATGTGCCCATCGTCGGCGGCCGCGACGCGGTTTCGCACTTGGGTCCCATGGCGCGCTCGGCGGTGGACATGGCCCTTGGGCTGGCGATCATTGCCGGTCCGCACGAGGACGACCTGATCACGCTGCCGCCCGACGAGGCCGACTACCGCGAGGCGGCGGTCGCCGGGGCCGACGGCGCCCGGGTGGCGTGGGCGCCGCAGCTGGCCGCCGATGTGGTCGACACCGAGGTGGTGGACATCTGCACGGCCGCGCTCGATGCCTTTCGCGCGGCCGGGTGTGAGCTTGCCACCGTTCCGCCGATGCTCAGCGACGCGACCCGCGAATGGGCCACCCTGTTCACCACCCTCCTCGCCGCCCAGGTGGGGCACCGGATGGACGAGGTGCGGGCCGTCAGCGAGCCCAGCCTGCTGGCGGCGGCTGAAGCCGGGCTGGCGGCGTCCGGCATGGAGATGATGGCGGCCGGCTCGGCGCGGCGCCGTCTCTGGGCCGAGATGGCCGACCTCTTCGCGCAGCACGACGTATTGGTGACGCCCACGCTCCTGATGCCGCCGCTCCCGATCGACGAACCGGACGGCAGGCCCGCCGACCCCAACGTCTGGGCCCAACGCTGGTTCCGCCACGTCTACCCCTTCAACATGACCGGCCAGCCGGCGGCCACCGTTCCCGCCGGCGTCACGCGCGCCGGACTCCCGGTCGGGCTTCAGATCGTCGGCGCCCGCCATGCCGACGCCGACGTGCTGCGCTTCGCGGCGGCCTTTGACGCCCACTGGCCCGCGGCGCGCATGCAGCCGCCGGGCGGGGAGGCGTAG
- a CDS encoding aminopeptidase, producing the protein MTADELAMVDNVMRQCLAVAADDRVLIVSDPPKRAIGELFHAGALRHAGDVTLLVMPVAERHGSEPPPEVADAMRAATVCVLPTSKSLTHTRARTAATDAGARVASMPSITYEMAMRTLAADYSAIARESEELAAILSAGAEVTLTSPGGCDLTFSAVGRDGLADTGHFTTPGDMGNLPAGEAFIAPVEGTATGTIVIDAASMIEDVLPDPPMRIRIQDGLAVGVEGAGAAQLETVFAEVGDGARNIAELGIGTNPNAQLSGNVLEAEKVAGTAHVALGASLHIGGTVDVPFHQDGVIARPTIHVDGRMIVRDGQRVSPAG; encoded by the coding sequence TTGACCGCGGACGAACTGGCGATGGTCGACAACGTGATGCGCCAGTGCCTGGCGGTGGCTGCCGACGACCGCGTGTTGATCGTGAGCGATCCCCCGAAGCGGGCCATCGGCGAGCTGTTCCATGCCGGCGCGCTGCGGCACGCGGGCGACGTGACGCTGCTGGTGATGCCGGTGGCCGAGCGCCACGGCAGCGAGCCGCCGCCGGAAGTCGCCGACGCCATGCGCGCCGCGACGGTTTGCGTGCTGCCCACGTCGAAGTCGCTGACGCACACCCGCGCGCGCACGGCGGCGACGGACGCCGGCGCCCGGGTGGCGAGCATGCCCTCGATCACCTATGAGATGGCCATGCGGACGCTGGCGGCTGACTACTCGGCCATTGCGCGCGAGTCGGAAGAGCTCGCGGCCATCTTGAGCGCCGGCGCGGAGGTCACGCTCACCTCACCCGGCGGCTGCGACCTGACGTTCAGCGCCGTGGGGCGGGACGGGCTGGCTGACACGGGACACTTCACGACGCCGGGCGACATGGGGAACCTGCCGGCGGGGGAGGCGTTCATCGCGCCGGTGGAGGGCACCGCGACCGGAACCATCGTCATCGACGCGGCTTCGATGATCGAGGACGTACTGCCGGACCCGCCGATGCGAATCCGAATTCAGGACGGTCTGGCCGTGGGAGTGGAAGGCGCCGGCGCCGCCCAGCTTGAAACAGTGTTCGCGGAGGTGGGCGATGGGGCGCGCAACATTGCGGAACTGGGCATCGGCACAAACCCCAATGCGCAACTCAGCGGAAACGTGCTGGAAGCCGAGAAAGTGGCGGGCACGGCGCACGTGGCGTTGGGAGCGAGCCTTCACATTGGCGGCACCGTCGACGTGCCGTTTCATCAGGACGGCGTGATCGCGCGTCCGACCATTCACGTCGACGGCCGCATGATCGTGCGGGACGGGCAGCGGGTGTCGCCCGCCGGCTGA
- a CDS encoding response regulator transcription factor, translating to MARADVDPTPRILAVDDDPAILDMLRRGLGIEGFDVRVASDGAQALEVINAGAADVVILDVMMPGLDGFDVLSQVRAKNDVPVLFLTARDRVADRIRGLDAGADDYLPKPFAFGELVARVRALLRRHGPAERRVLSFDGVQMDLGARQVTAMGEPLSLTQTEFELLRALLEQPGRVLTRSELLDRMWGYQPRAVSNVVDVYVGYLRRKLETDDHPRLIHTVRGVGYVLRKETA from the coding sequence GTGGCGCGCGCCGACGTCGATCCCACTCCCCGGATCTTGGCCGTTGATGACGATCCGGCGATCCTGGACATGCTGCGACGCGGCCTGGGCATCGAGGGGTTCGACGTGCGCGTGGCCTCCGATGGCGCGCAAGCGCTCGAGGTCATCAACGCCGGAGCAGCCGACGTGGTGATCCTGGACGTGATGATGCCGGGACTCGACGGCTTCGACGTGCTCAGCCAGGTCCGGGCGAAGAACGACGTTCCCGTCCTTTTCCTGACGGCGCGGGATCGCGTGGCGGACCGAATCCGCGGCCTCGACGCCGGGGCCGACGACTACCTGCCGAAGCCCTTCGCCTTTGGCGAGTTGGTGGCCCGCGTGCGAGCGCTGCTGCGCCGGCACGGGCCGGCCGAGCGCCGGGTGCTGTCCTTCGACGGCGTGCAGATGGACCTCGGGGCGCGGCAGGTCACCGCGATGGGCGAACCCCTGAGCCTGACGCAGACCGAGTTCGAACTCTTGCGCGCGCTGCTGGAGCAGCCGGGCCGCGTTCTCACGCGGTCGGAGTTGCTCGATCGGATGTGGGGCTACCAACCGCGAGCCGTGTCGAACGTGGTGGACGTGTACGTCGGCTACCTCAGACGCAAGCTCGAAACGGATGACCACCCGCGCCTGATTCACACCGTGCGGGGCGTCGGCTACGTGCTGCGAAAGGAGACCGCGTGA
- a CDS encoding HAMP domain-containing sensor histidine kinase translates to MSIRLKLALWYVGFVVATVLGFGLLLHFLLAARVRSEVDVALQGRAGHVLELGEAGQPVAGVQPTLRLLPDSIASQLAQPDIYHQFVNPSGIPEMTSANLRGRQLPVTPGVYEALRTGEEQFEDVRLQDGTRMRVLIAPIVWQGQIEGVLQVASSVDVAEGAILPFHGYLLGGMAGVVAVALVSGLYLTRKSMNPVKDLTRTAEAIYQVGDLSRRIEVGKGGDEIKTLGRTFNRMLDSIEQLVTSQHRFLADASHELKTPLTVIRGNAEILCRGAASGADDEAADAILREATRMQRIVDDLLAIAELDAATEMRFEPVEVRALAERAVHDLEPLAGSRELWVQGDGEVLISGDVDRLERVVRNLVQNAIAATEPAGRIEVDVRRHNGMARLVVADDGRGIDPEHVPHIFDRFYRVDPSRSRATGGTGLGLTIVKRVAEAHGGSVEAGRSELGGAVFEVRLPANGHAVPAEDRANLRYHI, encoded by the coding sequence GTGAGCATCCGGCTCAAGCTGGCGCTGTGGTACGTGGGCTTTGTGGTGGCCACGGTGCTCGGGTTTGGGTTGCTGCTGCATTTTCTCCTTGCGGCGCGGGTGCGGAGCGAAGTGGACGTGGCGCTGCAGGGCCGCGCGGGTCACGTGCTGGAACTCGGTGAGGCCGGCCAGCCGGTCGCGGGCGTGCAACCGACGCTGCGTCTCCTGCCGGACTCGATCGCGTCGCAACTGGCGCAGCCCGACATCTACCACCAATTCGTAAACCCGTCCGGCATCCCCGAAATGACCTCGGCGAATCTGCGCGGACGGCAGCTCCCTGTGACTCCGGGGGTGTACGAGGCGCTGCGCACGGGTGAAGAGCAGTTCGAGGACGTGCGCTTGCAGGACGGCACCCGCATGCGCGTCCTGATTGCGCCGATCGTCTGGCAGGGCCAGATCGAGGGGGTGCTGCAGGTCGCAAGCTCGGTCGACGTCGCCGAGGGCGCCATTCTGCCGTTCCATGGCTATCTGCTCGGCGGGATGGCCGGCGTGGTTGCCGTGGCCCTGGTGAGCGGCTTGTACCTCACGCGCAAGTCCATGAACCCGGTCAAGGACCTGACCCGCACCGCGGAGGCGATCTATCAGGTCGGGGACCTTAGCCGCCGGATCGAGGTTGGGAAGGGCGGGGACGAGATCAAGACGCTGGGCCGGACGTTCAATCGGATGCTCGACTCGATCGAGCAACTGGTGACCTCGCAGCACCGCTTTCTGGCCGACGCGTCGCACGAACTGAAAACGCCGCTGACGGTGATCCGCGGCAATGCCGAAATCCTGTGCCGCGGCGCGGCATCCGGCGCGGACGATGAGGCCGCGGACGCGATCCTGCGCGAAGCCACGCGCATGCAGCGAATCGTGGACGACCTCTTGGCCATTGCCGAGCTGGACGCGGCGACGGAAATGCGCTTCGAGCCGGTGGAGGTGCGCGCGCTGGCCGAGCGAGCCGTCCATGACCTCGAACCGCTGGCGGGGAGCCGCGAGCTGTGGGTGCAGGGGGACGGCGAGGTGCTGATCTCTGGGGACGTCGATAGGCTCGAACGCGTGGTGCGCAACCTGGTGCAGAACGCCATCGCGGCGACCGAACCCGCGGGCCGGATTGAGGTTGACGTGCGACGGCACAACGGCATGGCGCGGCTGGTGGTGGCGGACGACGGCCGCGGGATCGACCCCGAGCACGTGCCCCACATCTTCGACCGGTTCTATCGGGTGGATCCCTCGCGGTCGCGTGCGACCGGCGGCACCGGGCTGGGACTCACGATCGTCAAGCGCGTGGCGGAAGCGCATGGCGGCAGCGTGGAGGCGGGACGCAGCGAGCTTGGCGGCGCGGTTTTCGAGGTGCGTCTCCCCGCGAACGGTCACGCCGTCCCGGCGGAAGACCGCGCGAACCTGAGGTATCACATCTGA
- a CDS encoding Crp/Fnr family transcriptional regulator, with protein sequence MTSNTDGDRTVGAKLMANLRAEGAHPATYRAGDLVMDPAVDRPRVGIVCDGAITVWRLSPKGKQLATASLRQGDWFENLFPSETYERTFIEADAPAHVAWLEGAAFQRLLRKYPSFSVELVRSQIRRLAAVETRASHTALASVADSVALALLQMAEREGTTDLEVTHEELAQRLGTVRESVSLAISTLRRAGALAPAQGRKRLISILSLSKLQQLLGYYPSGT encoded by the coding sequence ATGACGTCGAACACTGACGGAGACCGGACCGTGGGCGCCAAGCTCATGGCTAATCTGCGCGCGGAAGGCGCGCACCCGGCGACATATCGCGCCGGCGACCTCGTGATGGACCCGGCAGTGGACCGTCCGCGGGTCGGCATCGTGTGCGACGGGGCAATCACCGTCTGGCGGCTGAGCCCGAAGGGCAAACAGCTCGCGACGGCCTCGCTGCGGCAGGGGGATTGGTTCGAGAACCTCTTCCCCAGCGAGACCTACGAGCGCACCTTCATCGAGGCCGATGCGCCGGCGCACGTGGCCTGGCTCGAAGGGGCCGCGTTTCAGCGTCTGCTGCGTAAGTACCCAAGCTTCAGCGTCGAGCTCGTCCGATCGCAGATTCGGCGCCTGGCCGCGGTCGAGACGCGGGCGAGCCACACCGCCTTGGCCAGCGTGGCCGACTCGGTGGCGCTGGCCCTGCTGCAAATGGCCGAACGCGAGGGCACCACGGACCTGGAAGTGACGCACGAGGAGCTGGCGCAGCGTCTCGGCACGGTGCGGGAGAGCGTGAGTCTCGCCATCAGCACGCTGCGGCGGGCGGGCGCCCTGGCGCCCGCGCAAGGGCGCAAGCGGCTGATCTCAATTTTGAGCCTCTCGAAGCTCCAGCAGCTTCTGGGCTACTACCCCTCGGGCACGTAG
- a CDS encoding ArsA family ATPase: protein MPPASDARVILYTGKGGVGKTSVAAATALRCAERGARTIVLSTDAAHSLGDSLDQPLGPEPIKVADRLWAQECDIYYNLETYWGTVQSWFEALLTWRGVNDLLAEEIAVLPGMEELANLLWITRHVESGDFDVVIVDCAPTGETLRLLAFPEVGRWWMDKLLPINRQLARMVRPMARRVTDLPLPEDSVFVAMGELVEELEKLRELLTRPGQSTVRIVVNPEKMVIREAQRSFTYLTLYDHITDALVVNRLVPAEATGDFAASWRRMQQRYMREIHSMFDPVPVLQIPQFPEEVVGLDRLRAMGELMHGDDDPAAVLVRERPYHIAQIDGEFEFQIPAPFIDRRNAALIRRGDELVVRMGAARRNIVLPRALARMEHQRARLEEGQLRIRFVPRSSAESPPDAASPPTTS, encoded by the coding sequence TTGCCACCCGCTAGCGACGCCCGCGTCATCCTCTACACCGGCAAGGGCGGGGTCGGGAAGACCAGCGTCGCCGCCGCGACCGCCTTGCGCTGTGCGGAGCGCGGGGCGCGAACCATTGTCCTCAGCACCGACGCCGCACATAGCCTCGGCGACTCCCTGGACCAGCCGCTCGGCCCCGAGCCCATAAAGGTGGCCGATCGACTGTGGGCGCAGGAGTGCGACATCTACTACAACCTCGAAACCTATTGGGGCACGGTCCAGTCCTGGTTCGAGGCGCTGCTGACCTGGCGGGGCGTCAACGACCTCCTGGCCGAAGAGATCGCCGTGCTGCCGGGCATGGAAGAGCTCGCCAACTTGCTTTGGATCACCCGTCACGTCGAGTCGGGTGACTTCGACGTGGTGATCGTGGACTGCGCCCCCACCGGTGAGACGCTGCGCCTGCTGGCGTTTCCCGAGGTCGGGCGCTGGTGGATGGACAAGCTGCTGCCGATCAATCGCCAGCTCGCGCGCATGGTTCGCCCGATGGCGCGGCGGGTCACCGATTTGCCGCTGCCCGAGGATTCCGTCTTCGTCGCCATGGGCGAGCTGGTCGAAGAGCTGGAGAAACTGCGGGAGTTGCTCACCCGTCCGGGCCAATCGACCGTCCGAATCGTGGTGAATCCGGAAAAGATGGTCATTCGCGAGGCCCAGCGCAGCTTCACCTACCTGACGCTGTACGACCACATCACCGACGCGCTGGTGGTGAACCGTCTGGTCCCCGCGGAGGCCACGGGAGACTTTGCCGCCAGCTGGCGCCGCATGCAGCAGCGCTATATGCGTGAAATCCACTCCATGTTCGATCCCGTGCCCGTCCTGCAGATCCCACAGTTTCCGGAGGAAGTCGTCGGGCTCGACCGGCTGCGGGCCATGGGGGAGTTGATGCACGGCGATGATGACCCGGCCGCCGTCCTGGTGCGCGAGCGCCCGTATCACATTGCCCAAATCGACGGCGAGTTTGAGTTTCAGATCCCGGCCCCCTTCATCGACCGCCGCAACGCGGCGCTGATCCGCCGCGGGGACGAGCTGGTCGTGCGCATGGGCGCGGCGCGGCGCAACATCGTCCTGCCGCGCGCCCTGGCCCGCATGGAGCATCAGCGGGCGCGGCTCGAGGAGGGCCAGCTGCGGATCAGGTTCGTGCCGCGCTCCTCGGCGGAGTCGCCGCCGGACGCCGCGTCGCCGCCGACGACGAGCTAG
- the tyrS gene encoding tyrosine--tRNA ligase — protein MPANAFDVLDARGLISAASDAAALRRALDGPLTFYVGFDPTATSLTAGHLVTLMMAHHLEQAGHRPILIAGGGTGMIGDPSDRLDTRALLTQEDVAANVAAIRGQLERFVDLSEGDALVLNNADWLAGLGYLEFLRDIGRHFSVNEMLATDTYRNRLEAGENLNFIELNYRLLQAYDFLHLYREYGCTLQIAGSDQWSNILAGVDLIRRVERTQAFGLVAPLLTTAEGEKMGKTAAGAVWLDPDRTPPFEFYQHWINLADALVPQALGMLTTLPMSEVAALRDLRGPDIRRAKQALAHNVTATVHGREAADAARETARSLFADAAGDAEAVPTTLVTAAELEAGIPIVDLLVRTGLAPSRGAARRLIAQGGAYIGESRASDPEAVVDRSQVPDDGLLLRAGRKRYHRVAVEP, from the coding sequence ATGCCTGCCAATGCCTTTGACGTTCTTGACGCGCGCGGCCTGATCTCGGCCGCCAGCGACGCCGCCGCGCTGCGCCGCGCCCTCGACGGGCCCCTGACCTTCTACGTGGGGTTCGATCCCACCGCGACAAGCCTGACGGCCGGCCACCTGGTGACGCTGATGATGGCGCACCACCTGGAACAGGCAGGCCACCGTCCCATCCTGATTGCGGGCGGCGGCACGGGAATGATCGGCGACCCTTCGGACCGGCTGGACACACGGGCGCTGCTCACGCAAGAGGACGTGGCGGCGAACGTGGCGGCGATCCGCGGTCAATTGGAGCGGTTCGTCGATCTCAGTGAGGGCGACGCCCTGGTGCTCAACAACGCCGATTGGCTGGCCGGGCTGGGCTACCTGGAGTTCCTGCGGGACATCGGGCGCCACTTCAGCGTGAACGAAATGCTGGCCACCGACACCTATCGCAACCGCCTGGAGGCCGGCGAAAACCTGAACTTCATCGAGCTGAACTACCGCCTGCTGCAGGCCTACGACTTCCTGCATCTCTACCGCGAATACGGCTGCACGCTGCAAATCGCCGGCAGCGATCAATGGTCCAACATCCTGGCCGGCGTCGACCTTATTCGCCGCGTGGAGCGCACGCAGGCCTTCGGGCTGGTGGCCCCGCTGCTGACGACGGCGGAAGGCGAGAAGATGGGGAAGACCGCGGCGGGCGCGGTGTGGCTGGACCCCGACCGCACGCCGCCGTTCGAGTTCTACCAACACTGGATCAACCTGGCCGACGCCCTGGTGCCGCAGGCGCTGGGCATGCTGACAACATTGCCCATGTCGGAGGTTGCCGCGCTGCGCGACCTGCGCGGACCGGATATCCGGCGGGCCAAGCAGGCGCTGGCTCACAACGTGACGGCCACCGTGCACGGTCGCGAGGCGGCGGACGCCGCGCGCGAAACGGCCCGGTCGCTGTTTGCCGACGCGGCGGGCGACGCCGAGGCCGTGCCCACGACCCTGGTGACCGCGGCCGAACTGGAGGCGGGCATTCCGATCGTCGACCTGCTGGTGCGCACCGGCCTGGCGCCGTCGCGGGGCGCCGCACGCCGGTTGATCGCGCAGGGCGGGGCGTACATCGGGGAATCGCGCGCCTCGGACCCGGAGGCCGTCGTGGACCGCTCGCAGGTGCCCGACGACGGCCTGCTGCTGCGCGCCGGACGGAAGCGGTATCACCGCGTCGCCGTGGAACCGTAG
- a CDS encoding DNA-3-methyladenine glycosylase I produces MASRRQPDEVVPPRRVKLRKSATPEDMADAGLRRAAGQTMRCEWAQRNPDLTIYHDDFWGEPPADDREYFERMMLEVFHAGLSWTLIWNKRESLHRAYDAFEIDAVASYGPAEVTRLMNDPTVVRSAKKIDAAIANARTVLELQAEHGDLASFLRQLPDDAEDKIKVLRKTFAFMGPGVARGFLEATGLIPVPHHPYCYKASGGS; encoded by the coding sequence ATGGCATCCCGACGCCAGCCGGACGAGGTAGTGCCGCCGCGCCGCGTGAAGCTGCGCAAGTCCGCCACCCCGGAGGACATGGCCGACGCGGGACTGCGCCGCGCGGCCGGGCAGACGATGCGCTGCGAGTGGGCCCAGCGCAACCCGGACTTGACGATCTACCACGACGACTTCTGGGGCGAGCCGCCGGCTGACGACCGCGAATACTTCGAGCGCATGATGCTGGAAGTCTTCCACGCCGGATTGAGCTGGACGCTGATCTGGAACAAGCGCGAGAGCCTGCACCGGGCGTATGACGCCTTCGAGATCGACGCGGTCGCTTCCTACGGACCCGCCGAGGTGACGCGCCTGATGAACGACCCCACCGTGGTCCGCAGCGCGAAGAAGATCGACGCGGCCATCGCCAACGCGCGCACGGTGCTCGAGCTCCAGGCCGAGCACGGCGACCTGGCGTCGTTTCTGCGGCAGCTGCCCGACGACGCCGAGGACAAGATCAAGGTGCTGCGAAAGACCTTCGCCTTCATGGGGCCGGGCGTGGCGCGCGGCTTCCTGGAAGCCACCGGCCTGATTCCCGTGCCGCACCACCCCTACTGCTACAAGGCGTCCGGTGGCAGCTGA